GGGGCGTTCCTGGCCGCCAACAGGCACCTGATCACGTTCCACGACTACACCGACGTGGAGATGCACGAGACTCTCGACCCGGAGGTGGTCATCGTCGAGTACGTGGCGCACGGCACGGTCACCGCCACCGGGGAGCCGTTCGAGCAGCGGCCGCTGGCCGTCTTCCGGGTGCGGGAGGGGCAGGTCGTGACCTATCGCGACTACATCAACCCGCTGCCCCTCATGAAGGTCCTCCACCCGTAGGCGGCGGGACGGTCCGGTATGCCGTCATCCCGTCCTTCGTAGCCAGAGCGTGTGCGCGGCCCAGGCCGCCGCGGCGCCCACCGCGTACCAGAAGAGGTCGGGCGGGTTGAACGTGCTGCCCAGCAGTGGCCGCAGCACGGCCGGGATCTCCCCGAGCTGGGCGAACTCGATCACCCAGCTCGCCCCGGCCGAAAGCGCCGCCGCCACCCAGGGCCTGATCCTGGGGAGGATCAGCACCACGAGCATGTAGATCAACACGGTGTAGAGGGCATCGCCCGCGTATTTCGGCACAGGTCCGTCGAACAACGCGCGCACTCCCACACCGGCTGCGACGGTCAGGACGGCTACGCAGAAAAGGGGCAGGCGGGGCACCGGATCACGTTACTGCCTGAGCGATGAAGGACGCGCCGGAGAAGTGGGGGCATGCCGGGCAAACGGTCGCTGACCTGATCGTTTGCGCACGCCCTCGCGCGGGGTTAAGCTCGAATGCTCCATTTCAAAAAGCAGAGCTCCACACCCCTTCCGGTTAGGAGTATACCACCGAATGGCTAATCGTCAAGATAGTCTCGCGGAAGCCCTTGACAGCGAACAGCGCACTGTGGCGTGGCTGTACGGCAGGCTCGACGTCGCCAGGGAGCGGGCGCAGGCGGCGCTGCGTGAGGTGTACGGCAGGGCCGGCGGCACCCGCCAGGCGATGGTCGAGCGCGAGGCGATGGCCTCCGAGCACGCCAGGAGGCTGGCCCAGCTGAACGCGGTCGAGCGCGGCCTGTGCTTCGGCCGCATCGACGACGCCTCGGGCGCCGGCACGTACGTCGGCAGGATCGGGCTGCGCGACGAGAGCCACGAGTCGGTCCTGATCGACTGGCGGGCCCCTGCGGCGCGGCCGTTCTACGTGGCCACGGCCACCGACCCGGGTGGCCTGGTGCGCCGCAGGCACCTGCATCTGAAGGACCGCATGGTGGTCGGCATCGACGACGAGGTGTTCGACCTGGAGCGGATGAGCGACGGCGACCGGCGCTCGCTCGTGGGCGAGGCGGCGCTGCTCGCGGCGCTGCGGCGTAGCAGGACGGGCCGGATGGGCGACGTGGTGGCCACCATCCAGACCGAGCAGGACCGGGTCATCCGCTCCTCGCTGCAGGGGGCGCTGGTGGTGCAGGGCGGGCCGGGCACCGGCAAGACGGTGGCGGCGCTGCACCGGGCGGCGTACCTGCTCTACACCCACCGCGACACGCTCGAGCGGCGCGGCGTGCTGGTGGTGGGGCCCAACCCGATGTTCCTGCGCTACATCAGCCAGGTGCTGCCGGCGCTGGGGGAGACGCAGGTGGTGATGACCACGGTCGAGGAGATGTTCCCGGGGGTGCGGGTGAGCGCTGCCGACACGCCGGCGGCGGCGATGGTCAAGGGCGACGTGCGGATGGCGGAAGTGGTCGCCCGCGCCCTGGAGCTGCGTCAGGGAGTGCCCCAGGGCGACCTCGTGGTCGAGCTGGACGGGCTGAGCCTGCGGGTGCCCCGCGAGAGGTGCCTGCGGCTGCGCGAGCGGGCGCAGGCGGTGCGCCTGCCGCACAACATGGCACGCAAGCTGTACGTCACCGAGCTGCTCAAGGAGCTGGCCAAGGCCGAGGCCCGGGCCCTGGAGGAGTCGCTGCACATCGAGGAGCTGGTCATCGAGGACGAGCCGGAGCTGTCGCAGCCGCTCGACCTGGAGGGCGACCTGGACGAGCTGGATCTGGAGCTGGCCTCGCAGCGGCTGTGGGGCGAGCCGGTCGTACGGCGGGCCGTGGACGAGCTGTGGCCGGAGCTGACGCCGCAGCGGCTGATCTCCGAGCTGCTGTCGTCGTTCGACACGCTGTGGGCCGTGGCGCCCTCGGGCCTGGAGTGGCACGAACTGCTGCGTTCGCCGGAGGCCGGGTGGACGGTCGGTGACGTGCCGCTGCTGGACGAGGCGGCCGAGTTGCTGGGCGAGGACGACTCCGCCCGCCGGGTGGCGGCCAGGCGGGCCTCGCGGGAGCAGGCCGAGCAGGAGCTGTACGCGCGGGAGGTCCTCCAGACGACCGGCGTGCTGGAGGAGGGCGTCTTCGATCGCGCCGACGTGCTGGCCGAGCGGCACGCCGACGACGGGCCGGCCCTGACGACGGCCGACCGGGCGGCGGCGGACCGGACGTGGGCGTACGGTCATGTGATCGTGGACGAGGCGCAGGAGCTGTCGCCGATGGCCTGGCGGATGATCATGCGGCGGGTGCCGGCGAAGTCGCTGACCGTGGTGGGCGACCTGGCGCAGACCGGGTCGGCGGCGGGCGCGCGCTCGTGGGGGGAGGTGCTGGACCCGTTCCTGGCGGGGCGCTGGCGCGTGGAGCGGCTGCTGGTCAACTACCGCACGCCGGTGGAGATCATGGCGGTGGCGGCGGACGTGTTGCGGGCGTTCGCGCCGGACCAGGATCCGCCGGAGTCGGTACGCGAGGGCGGCGCGCCGCCGCGCGCGGTGCGCATGCCGCTGTCGGGGCTGCCGGGCCTGGTGGCGGAGGAGCTGGCCTTGATCGGCGAGGGCCGGGTGGGCGTCGTTTCCTCCGACGCCCGCCACGCGGCGGTGTCCGCGCTCTTCCCCGACGGGGACCTGGACGCGCCCGTGGTGGCGCTGACGGTGGGGCAGGCCAAGGGGCTGGAGTTCGACGCGGTCGTGGTGGTGGATCCGGCGGGCATCCTGGGGCAGTCGCCGATGGGAGGCCAGGATCTGTACGTGGCGGTGACGCGGGCGACGCGGCGGCTGACGGTGGTGCACGAGGGGGACTTGCCGGAGGTGCTGTCCCGGCTGGCTACGGAATCTACAACGTAAAGGCGCCCGGTTTGGTTCAACCCTACACACATCAAAAAACCACAACAACAGCGAGGTGACAGGCCCGGCGTCATGCGCATGACGCCGGGCCGACCGAGGGTGTCAGGTGTTGTAGAGCTTGTCGGCCACCGCGCGGATGGTCCGGGTGACCTGCTCCAGGGAGCGGAGGGTGTCGGTGTCGAGGTGGTCGAGGATGCGGCGGTAGTGCTCGAAGCCGGCGTTGTTGATCTCCTCGATCAGGGCGGTGCCCGCGGGGGAGAGTTCGACGCGGCGGACGCGGCGGTCCTGGGGGTCCTCGTGCCGGGTGGCGAGGCCCTGGGCGACGAGGCGGTCGACGATGCCGGTGACGGTGCCGAGGCTGACGCCGAGGTGGTGGGCGAGGTCCTGTCCTGAGGCGGAGCCGTTGAGGGACAGGAGCATGACGACGTGGAGCTGCCGGATGGTGAGGTTGGAGGAGAACAAGGGGGATTGGTGCTGGGCGAACAGTCGCCCCATGCCACGCTGTGTTTCGGTGATCCTGCGGATCAAGTCTTCGCGTTCGTCGCTCACGCTCACCTCTCGCTTCCTGAGAAGGTTATCAGGAAAGCTCAATCTGTCTAAATATTCGTTCAAGGCGAAGTGTTAGTCTGGGGCGTACTCTTGGAGGGGACGCCTATGACCGCATTCGCCCGGTTGAGTCTGCTCAACCGCAGCCTTGTGATTTTGGTCGCGGTCGTGATCAGCGCGTTCGGCGCGTTCACGATCCCGCAGTTGAAACAGCAGTTGCTGCCGTCTTTGAGCTTTCCCGGCGCGTTCGTGGTCGCGCCGTTCCCCGGCGCCTCGCCGGAGATCGTCGAGGATCAGGTCACCAAGCCGATCGAGGAGTCCTTCCAGGGCCTGGCCGGCATGGAGCAGATGACCTCGACGTCGAAGGAGGGCCTGGCGCAGATCCAGGTGGCCTTCGAGTACGGCACCGACGTCGAGTCGTCGCTGAACAAGATGCAGCAGGCCATCAGCAGGGTCACCCTCCCGGACGGAGTGGACCCGCAGGTGGTCGCGGGCAACACCGACGACATCCCGGTGGTGGTGCTGGCGGTGGGCGACGGCGGCGACGAGCGGGCGATGGCCGACAAGCTGCGCCGGATCGTGGTGCCGGAGCTGCAGGGCGTGGAGGGCGTACGGGAGGCCCAGGTCACCGGCACCCGCGACGAGGTGGTGACGATCGAGCCGGACGCCAAGAAGATGGCGGCGGCGGGCGTGTCGGCCGCGCAGATCCCCGATGTGCTGAAGGCGAACGGCACGCCGATCCCGGCGGGCACGCTGACCTCTGACGGCAAGTCGCTGACGGTGCAGGTGGGCGCGCGGGTCGACTCGGTGGCCAAGCTGAAGGACCTGTATCTGACCCCGGCCCAGCCGGCGGCCGTCCCCCAGCAGCAGGGTCAGCAGCAGGGCCAGTCCCAGACGCGGCCCCCGACGGGGCAGACGGCGCGGCCGGGTCAGGGGCAGCCGAGCCAGTCGGCCTTCCCGCAGCAGCAGGCCAAGCCGAAGCCGCTCAAGCCGGTGAAGCTGGGCGACGTCGCGGAGATCAAGCAGGGGCTGGCGGACGCGACGACGATCACCCGTACGGACGGCACGTCGAGCCTGGGTGTGTCGGTGACGATGACGCCCGACGGCAACGCGGTGTCGATCTCGCACGACATCCGCGCCAAGCTGCCGGACCTGACCAAGGCGCTGGGCGACGGCTCGGACACGGCGGTGTCGGTGGTGTTCGACCAGGCGCCGTACGTGGAGGAGTCGATCCGGAGCCTGACGACCGAGGGCCTGCTGGGGCTGGCGTTCGCGGTGCTGGTCATCTTGGTGTTCCTGTTGTCGGTGCGTTCGACGCTGGTGACGGCGGTGTCGATCCCGCTGTCGGTGGTGATCGCGCTGATCGTGCTGTGGGCGGGCGACTACTCGCTGAACATGCTGACGCTGGGCGCGCTGACGATCGCGGTGGGCCGGGTGGTGGACGACTCGATCGTGGTGCTGGAGAACATCAAGCGGCATCTCGCCTACGGCGAGGCCAGGCTGCAGGCGATCCTGGCGGCGGTGCGCGAGGTGTCGGGGGCGGTGACGGCCTCGACGCTGACGACGGTGGCGGTGTTCGCGCCGATCGCGATCGTGGGCGGCATGGTGGGCGAGCTGTTCGGCCCGTTCTCGGTGACGGTGGCGGTGGCGCTGCTGGCCTCGCTGGTGGTGTCGCTGACGGTGGTGCCGGTGCTGGCGTACTGGTTCCTCAAGACGCCGGAGCTGACGCCGGAGCAGGCGCGCAAGCAGCGTGAGGAGGCCGAGGCCAAGGAGCTGCGCTCGCCGTTGCAGCGGGCCTACCTGCCGGTGCTGCGGTTCGCGACCCGGTTCAAGCTGACGACGGTGCTGATCGGGGTGGCGGTGTTCGTCGCCACGATGGGCCTGGCGGGCGGGTTGCAGACGAACTTCCTGGACTCCTCGGGCCAGAACACGATCTCCCTGTCGCAGAAGATGCCGGTCGGTACGGATCTGGCGACCACCGACAAGGCCGCCCAGAAGGTGGAGGGCGTGCTGAAGGACCTGGACGGCGTGGAGACGTACCAGGTGAACGTGGGTGGCGGTAACGCCATGCAGGGTGGCGCGGTCGGCGGCGGCGCGGACCGGGCGTCGTACTCTGTGACGATCAAGGAGGGGTCCGACGCGGACAAGGTGCAGCAGGTGCTGCGCGACCGCATCAAGGAGCTGTCCGGCGTCGGCGAGGTCAAGGTGGGCGGTGCCGGCGGGGGCGGGTTCTCCTCCGACTCGATCGACGTGATCGTGCAGGCGCCCGACGCCGAGACGCTGCGCACGGCGGCCGACACGGTCAAGACCGCGATGGGCGAGGTGTCGGGGCTGCGTGACGTGTCGTCCAACCTGGAGGCCAGCGCGCCGCGGGTCGAGGTCGCGGTGGACCGGGAGAAGGCGGCCGAGCGCGGGCTGAGCGAGGCGCAGGTCGGGCAGTCGGTGGCGCAGGCGTTCCGCGGGGCGCCGCTGGGTCAGATCACCTTGGACGGCCGCGCGAGCGACCTGGTGCTGCGTGGCGCGGACGCGCCGGACGACATCAAGGCGATCAAGGATCTGAAGCTGGCGACCGCGTCCGGGATGGTGAAGCTGTCGTCGGTGGCGGATGTGCGGCAGGTGGCCGGGCCGACTCAGGTGACGCGGATCGACGGTGAGCGTTCGGCGACGGTGTCGGGCAAGGTGGCCGACGCGGGGAACCTGGGCAGCGTGACGCAGGCGCTGACGGCGAAGCTGAACGGGCTGGCGCTGACCGCGGGCGCCACCTACGAGATCGGCGGCGCGTCGGCGCAGCAGGCGGACGCGTTCTCCGATCTGGGGCTGGCGATGCTGGCGGCGATCGCGATCGTCTTCCTGATCATGGTGGCGACGTTCCGCAGCTTCGTGCAGCCGCTGATCCTGCTGGTGTCGATCCCGTTCGCGGCCACGGGCGCGGTCGGGCTGCTGGTGGCGACCGACACGGCGCTGGGCGTGCCGGCGCTGATCGGCATGCTGATGCTGATCGGCATCGTGGTGACGAACGCGATCGTGCTGATCGACCTGATCAACCAGTACCGCGAGCAGGGCATGGGCGTGGTGGAGGCGGTCATCGAGGGCGGCCGGCGCAGGTTGCGGCCGATCCTGATGACGGCGGTGGCCACGATCTGCGCGCTGACGCCGATGGCGCTGGGGGTGACGGGGTCGGGCGGGTTCATCTCGCAGCCGCTGGCCATCGTGGTGATCGGCGGTCTGATCAGCTCGACGCTGCTCACCTTGGTCCTCGTTCCGACGCTCTACACGATGGTGGAGCGGGCCAAGGAGCGGATGCGGCGCAAGCCGGCCGAGCCCAAGCCGGAGGAGAAGGTCCTCACCCCGGCCTCCTGACCGCCCCCTGTCGGGGCAGCCGAAGCGCCCGTACGGCCCGGTGCCGTGCGGGCGCCGGCGTGTCAATAGACTTGTCCGACGTGACCGCCAAGCCGCGTACACCGCGTATCCCGAATGTCCTGGCCTCCCGTTATGCCTCGCCGGAGCTGGCCCGTCTGTGGTCTCCCGACTACAAGATCGTCGCTGAGCGGCGGTTGTGGCTGGCGGTGCTGCGGGCGCAGGCCGAGCTGGGGGTGGCGGTTCCCGAGGGCGCGATCGACGACTACGAGAAGGTGGTCGAGCAGGTCGATCTCGACTCGATCGCGGCCCGTGAGCGGGTGACGCGCCACGACGTGAAGGCGCGCATCGAGGAGTTCAACGCGCTGGCCGGGCACGAGCAGGTGCACAAGGGCATGACCTCGCGCGACCTGACGGAGAACGTCGAGCAGCTGCAGGTGCGCGACAGCCTGCTGCTGGTGCGTGACCGGGTGGTGGCGCTGCTGGCGCGCCTGGCCGGCCTGGCCGTGGAGCACGAGGCGACGGTGATCGCCGGCCGTTCCCACAATGTGGCGGCGCAGGCCACGACGCTGGGCAAGCGGTTCGCCACGGCGGCCGACGAGCTGCTGGTGGCCTACCGGCGGCTGGAGGAGCTGATCGGCCGCTACCCGCTGCGCGGTATCAAGGGCCCGGTCGGCACCGCTCAGGACATGCTCGACCTGCTGGGCGGCGACCGCGGCAAGCTGGCCGAGCTGGAGGGGCGGGTGGCCGCCCATCTGGGGTTCTCCGAGCGGTTCACGAGCGTGGGGCAGGTCTACCCGCGGTCGCTGGACTTCGAGGCGGTCAGCGCGCTGGTGCAGCTGGCGGCGGCGCCGTCGTCGCTGGCCAAGACGATCCGGCTGATGGCCGGGCACGAGCTGGTCACCGAGGGGTTCAAGGAGGGGCAGGTCGGCTCGTCGGCGATGCCGCACAAGATGAACACCCGCTCCTGCGAGCGGGTCAACGGCCTGGCCGTGGTGCTGCGTGGTTACGCCTCGATGGCGGGCGAGCTGGCGGGCGATCAGTGGAACGAGGGCGACGTGTCGTGCTCGGTGGTGCGGCGGGTGGCGCTGCCGGACGCGTTCTTCGCCTTCGACGGGCTGGTGGAGACGATGCTGACGGTGCTGGACGAGTTCGGTGCCTTCCCGGCGGTCATCTCCGCGGAGCTGGACCGCTATCTGCCGTTCCTGGCGACGACGAAGATGCTGATGGCGGCGGTGCGGGCCGGGGTGGGCCGGGAGACGGCGCACGAGCTGATCAAGGAGCACGCGGTGGCGGCGGCGCTGGCGATGCGCTCGCGCGGCGCGGCCAACGAGCTGCTGGAGCGGCTGGCCGGCGACGCCCGTTTCCCGCTGGAGCGCGACCAGTTGGAGGGGCTGCTGGCCGATCGGGTGTCGTTCACCGGCGCGGCGGCCGAGCAGGTGCGGGAGGTCGCGCAGCGGGTGGGCGAGGTCGTGGCGGCGCACCCGCAGGCGGCCGCGTACCGGCCCGGCGCGATCTTGTAATGCTGCGTGAGCTGACCGATACCGGGCAGGTGCGCCAGGCGTGCGGTGACGACGACCTGCTGATGTGGGCGGCGCAGGGCCTGCGCGGGGGAGCGCGGGCGTGGGCGTTTGGCGACGCGGTCGTGGCCGCCGCGCCGGGCGCGTCGCGGCGCGACCGGCTGGCCGTGTGGGGCGGCGTCTCGTGCGCGGTGGAGCTGGTGGGCCACGCGCTCGCCGAGCTGGGGCCCTCCTACCGGCCGTTCGGGGAGCGGGAGCTGGTGGGCGAGGTCACGGCGAAGCTGGACGGTCTGGAGCCGGCCGGGACGTTCTCCTGGATGAGCCTGTCCGCCCTGCAGCGGCCCGCTCCTGATGGGGTGGGGTGGCTGGAGCCGGCCGCCGACGCGGAGGTCGCGGCGCTGCTGGCGGCCGATGCGCCCGACTCGTACGCGGTGCCCGGCTGGGCCGGGGTGAGCCGGTGGGCGGGCGTGCGCGTGGAGGGTGAGCTGGCGGCGGTGGCGGCGGACGCGTGGTCGGCGCCCACCGTGGGCCTGCTGGCCGGGGTCGCCACCCGGGCGCGTTTTCGCGGCCGGGGGCTGGCCGAACGGGTGTGCCGGTGGGTGTCGCGCGAGCTGCTGACCGGCTACGGGCGGGCGGCGCTGATGGTGGACGACGACAACGCGGCGGCCATCACCGTCTATGAGCGGATCGGCTACCGGCGCCGGCGCGTGCTGGCCTCCCGTGTGACTCCCTGAACGGAAACGCCGAGTGCCGTCCTGGTCGGGCCGGCTGGGACGCCGACGGCTGCGAACGCTGGCTCATCGCCACCCTCACCCACCTGCTCACCGTCGGAACGCCCCGGGCGCACCTGGATGACGCCTGCGCAGGCCTCCGGAAAATCGGGTGAGGTTCGGACGGCGCTGCGGCACAGTTGACGGCGTGATGTCCGATTTTGTGCCAGGTATTGAGTTGTCGCGCGCCTTTTACGGCGAGGTGGTGGCGCCCTTGGTGCCCGGGGTGGCGCACAGTGCGGCGTTGATCGGGCCGGGGTCGGAGGTGCTGGAGTTCGACACCGCCCGCTCGGCCGACCATGACTGGGGGCCGCGGGTGCTGGTGTTCGTGGCCGCGGAGTCGGTGGCCGAGGTGCGGGCGAAGGTGGCGGCGGGCCTGCCGGAGCGTTTCCGCGGCTTTCCGACCGTGTTCGGCTACCACGGCAGCGTGCAGCCCGGGGTGACGGTGACGGAGCTGGGGGCGTGGCTGGCGGAGCGGCTGGGCTTCGACCCGCGGGGCGGGGTGTCGCTGCTGGACTGGCTGTCGGTGCCGTGGCAGAGCCTGGCCGAGGTGACGCGGGGCGAGGTGTTCCACGACGGGCTGGAGGGCGGCGCCTTGGAGGCGGCCAGGGCGGCACTGCGCTGGTATCCGCCGGATGTGTGGCGGTATGTGCTGGCGTGTCAGTGGCGGCGGATCGCGCAGGAGGAGCCGTTCCCCGGCCGGTGCGGCGAGGTGGGCGACGAGCTGGGCTCGGCGGTGGTGGGGGCGCGGCTGGCGCGTGAGGTGATGCGGCTGGCGCTGCTGCTGCGGCGGCGCTACCCGCCGTACGCGAAATGGCTGGGCAGCGCGCTGGCGCGGCTGCCGGGCTCGGCGGAGCTGGGGGAGTGCCTGGGGGCGGCGGTGGCGGCCCGCTCCTGGCGGGAGCGGCAGGAGGGGCTGTCGGGCGCGTACGCGCGGGTGGCGGCGCTGCAGAACCGGGTGGCGCTGGCCGAGCCGCTGGATGGGCGGGTACGGGGCTTCTTCGACCGGCCGTTCGAGGTGATCGGGGGTGACCGGTTCGCCGAGGCGTTGATGGCGGCGGTGTCGGATCCGGTGATCCGGGACCTGCCGGTGGTGGGGTGTGTGGACCAGCTGTCGGATTCGACGGATCTGCTGGTGCAGCCTGGGCGGGCGCGGCGGGTGACGGCGGCGGCGTTGGGCCTCGAAATCTAGTGATCTACATTGTAAAGGGCGCGGGTTGGTGCAGTTTCCATATCCCTTTCTTCAAAATCCTCAGCTGACGAGCGAGGAGGCCAGTTCCTCGACGCGGATGCGCCAGGCGTCGAGGGTCGTGGTGTCGCCGGTGTGGGTGACGATGAGGCGTGCGCCCTGGCCGGTGCCTTGGGTGAGCTCCCAGCGGACGGGGCCGGTCGGCGTGTCGTACTCCAGGAGTTTGGCGGTCTCGGTCCGGGTGACCGCTCCGGTCTGGAGGCCGGGTGTGGTGAAGGGCTCGGGTGGCGGGGCGCCGATGGTGGCGTCGTGGCCGTTGAGCAGGTGCCAGATGTCGTCGGCGGGCCGGGTGAGCTGGCGTTCGACGTGTGCGTCGCCGTGGTGGGCGGTGGCGGGGTCGAGGCCGAGGATGGCGATGTAGTCCTCGTGGAGGCGGGCGAAGTCGGCGGGTTGTTTGTCGGCGGTGTGCGGGGTGGGGCGGTCGTCGAGGGTGGCGCGCAGGGCGCGGATGCAGGTGTGCCAGCCGGTGGCGAAGCTGGCGGCGCCGTGGTGGTCGGTAAAGGTGTGGGTGAGGGTGAGGATGCTGGCGGTGGCGCCGTCGGGGTGGATCTCCCAGCGGAGTTCGTCGTCGCCCCAGGTGTGGGCGAAGACGTGGGGTGGGTTGTTCTCGGTGATGTGTCCGTCGGGGCCGAAGGCGTAGGTGATGTGGTCGCCGTCGATGGTGACGGTGGCGGGGAACCAGTGGGCGAGGTGTTGGGGGTCGGTGATGGCGCGCCAGACTTTTTCGGGTGGGTGGGGGAGGTGGCGTTGCATGTGGAGGGTGGTGCGGCCGTTGGGGTGGATGGTGAGGTTTTCGTTCATTGGTCGTCTTCCATGGTGTCGAGGTGTTGTTCGAGTCGGTCGAGGGTGTGGTTCCAGAGTTTGCGGTAGGGGGTGAGCCAGGCGTCGATTTCGGCGAGGGGGGTGGGGCGGAGTTCGTACCAGCGGCGTTGGGCGTCTTTGCGGACGGTGACGAGTCCGGCTTCGCGGAGGATGCGCAGGTGTTTGCTGGTGGCGGGTTGGGTGAGGCCGAGGTGGTGGGTGATGTCGCCGACGCTGCGGGGGTGTTGGAGGAGGAGGTCGAGGATGTGGCGGCGGTTGGGGTCGGCGAGCACGTCGAAGCGCATGGCCGTTAATATACCTTCCCGGTTATATGCCTGCAAGGGCATGTAGCTAGGTGGTGCGTCGGGCGTTGGCGTGGATGGCGTGGCGGAGGTAGGCGGCCAGGCCGGGGGTGTGGGTGTCGTAGCGGGCGGTGAAGCGGGGGTCGTCGACGTAGAGGTCGCCGAGGCGGCGGTGGAGGTCGGGGGTGCAGGTGTAGAACCAGCGGGTGATGTGGCCGCGGTGGCGTTCGGCGAGGTCCATGGCGTGGGGGCCGTCGGCGGGCCGGCCGGTCCGGAGGGCGGCGGCCAGGTCGGCGGTGATGGCGTCGGCTTCGGCTCTGATCTGGAGCCAGTCGTGGGTGGTGTAGGTGGCGACGCGGTGGCGGCTTTCGGCGTACTGGGGGGTGTTGCCCCAGCGGCGCTGGACTTCGGGGTCGTGGTCTTCGGGGCGGAAGTCGCCGAAGGCCTGCAGGCGTTCGGCGGGGGTGAGGGGGATGCCGGTGGCGCCGGCTTGCATGGCGCGTTCGACGGCGGCGATGAGCTGGTTGAGGTGTTCGGCTTTGCGGGTGAGCAGGTCGTGCTGGCGGCGTAGGTGGGTGAGGTCGTCGGTGGCGTCCTGGTCGAGGATGGCGGCGATCTCGTCGAGGGGGAAGCCGAGTTCGCGGTAGAGGAGGATCTGCTGCAGGCGGGCCAGGTCGGCGTCGGTGTAGCGGCGGTAGCCGGCGGGGGTGCGTTCGCCGGGGGTGAGCAGGCCGATCTCGTCGTAGTGGTGCAGGGTGCGGATGGTGATGCCGGCGAGTTTGGCGACCTGCCCTACGGCGAAGCTCATGGGTTCCAGCTTGCCGCATGGGCGTGTTCGTCTTCACGGGGGCGTGGGGACACTACGTAGGTACTCGAAATAGGTACCTAAGTGGGGATTTCTCACCTCTTTCTTGGCGGATACGTGAGGCAGTCTGGAACGTGAAGGAATCGGCTGGATGTGAGGAACGGGGGAATCGCACCATGTGTACGCACCAGCCTCCCTGTCCTCCCGCGGACGCCATCGACCATCATGCCGCGCGCCTGGTGGCGTACCACCCGGAGCAGGGATGGGGACTTCTGTGCAACGGCGTCGTCTTCTTCGACGACACGGGCGAGCTGCTGCCCGACGGCCGCAGCGTCGTCCCGGCGCTGAGTGGCAAGGCCGCATGAACGCAGCGCCGGCGTCGTGGACGTTCGCATCCCGGGCCTGCTCGGTCTTCAAGGCCCGGCAGGCGGCACGCGCCCAGCTCGTGGAGTGGGGGCTGCATCAGGCGTGCGAGTTCGCCGAGCTGCTGGTCAGCGAGCTGGTCACCAACGCGGTGCGGCACGCGCGCGGGATCGTGCGCCTGAACCTGTCGGCCGCCGACGGGCTGCTGCGCTGCGAGGTCGAGGACTCCAGCCCCCTGCCGCCCCGCCCGCGCGCGGCCGCCCCTGATGACGAGGGATCGCGCGGGCTGCTGCTGGTGGAGGTGTTCTCGTCGGGCTGGGGCAGCGCCCCGACGGGCTGGGGCAAGGTCGTCTGGTTCGAGCTGCCCGTGCCCGTACCGGCCGCGCTGAACGCCTGAACCGCGGCGGAGCGTGGGGCGGCGCGTATGGACCCACCACGCCGCCTCACGCTCCGCCGTCCCCCGCTCACCGAATCCACCAGTCCTGGCGGAGTGAGGCCGCGCCCGCCGACAGGGTGCGGGACCGGCCGCCGTCAAGGCCGGGACGCCGTAACACCATGCGATGGCCAAAACTTGTTGTGGGTTCTTGACCGTGCTCGTCTGGGATAACGGCCGCGACATAACCTGGACCACGTGGGATGCGGCCCGATGCAGACCCGCCGGCCGCATCACGGAAGGCGCCAATGACAATGGTGACGACCGGCACCTACCGGGGACAGCCCGACGGCGGGCTGCCTGCCGAGGTGACGAGTTTCGTGGGGCGTC
The Nonomuraea helvata genome window above contains:
- the purB gene encoding adenylosuccinate lyase, producing MTAKPRTPRIPNVLASRYASPELARLWSPDYKIVAERRLWLAVLRAQAELGVAVPEGAIDDYEKVVEQVDLDSIAARERVTRHDVKARIEEFNALAGHEQVHKGMTSRDLTENVEQLQVRDSLLLVRDRVVALLARLAGLAVEHEATVIAGRSHNVAAQATTLGKRFATAADELLVAYRRLEELIGRYPLRGIKGPVGTAQDMLDLLGGDRGKLAELEGRVAAHLGFSERFTSVGQVYPRSLDFEAVSALVQLAAAPSSLAKTIRLMAGHELVTEGFKEGQVGSSAMPHKMNTRSCERVNGLAVVLRGYASMAGELAGDQWNEGDVSCSVVRRVALPDAFFAFDGLVETMLTVLDEFGAFPAVISAELDRYLPFLATTKMLMAAVRAGVGRETAHELIKEHAVAAALAMRSRGAANELLERLAGDARFPLERDQLEGLLADRVSFTGAAAEQVREVAQRVGEVVAAHPQAAAYRPGAIL
- a CDS encoding GNAT family N-acetyltransferase, whose protein sequence is MLRELTDTGQVRQACGDDDLLMWAAQGLRGGARAWAFGDAVVAAAPGASRRDRLAVWGGVSCAVELVGHALAELGPSYRPFGERELVGEVTAKLDGLEPAGTFSWMSLSALQRPAPDGVGWLEPAADAEVAALLAADAPDSYAVPGWAGVSRWAGVRVEGELAAVAADAWSAPTVGLLAGVATRARFRGRGLAERVCRWVSRELLTGYGRAALMVDDDNAAAITVYERIGYRRRRVLASRVTP
- a CDS encoding DUF4037 domain-containing protein — translated: MSRAFYGEVVAPLVPGVAHSAALIGPGSEVLEFDTARSADHDWGPRVLVFVAAESVAEVRAKVAAGLPERFRGFPTVFGYHGSVQPGVTVTELGAWLAERLGFDPRGGVSLLDWLSVPWQSLAEVTRGEVFHDGLEGGALEAARAALRWYPPDVWRYVLACQWRRIAQEEPFPGRCGEVGDELGSAVVGARLAREVMRLALLLRRRYPPYAKWLGSALARLPGSAELGECLGAAVAARSWRERQEGLSGAYARVAALQNRVALAEPLDGRVRGFFDRPFEVIGGDRFAEALMAAVSDPVIRDLPVVGCVDQLSDSTDLLVQPGRARRVTAAALGLEI
- a CDS encoding SRPBCC domain-containing protein yields the protein MNENLTIHPNGRTTLHMQRHLPHPPEKVWRAITDPQHLAHWFPATVTIDGDHITYAFGPDGHITENNPPHVFAHTWGDDELRWEIHPDGATASILTLTHTFTDHHGAASFATGWHTCIRALRATLDDRPTPHTADKQPADFARLHEDYIAILGLDPATAHHGDAHVERQLTRPADDIWHLLNGHDATIGAPPPEPFTTPGLQTGAVTRTETAKLLEYDTPTGPVRWELTQGTGQGARLIVTHTGDTTTLDAWRIRVEELASSLVS
- a CDS encoding metalloregulator ArsR/SmtB family transcription factor, which codes for MRFDVLADPNRRHILDLLLQHPRSVGDITHHLGLTQPATSKHLRILREAGLVTVRKDAQRRWYELRPTPLAEIDAWLTPYRKLWNHTLDRLEQHLDTMEDDQ
- a CDS encoding MerR family transcriptional regulator, translated to MSFAVGQVAKLAGITIRTLHHYDEIGLLTPGERTPAGYRRYTDADLARLQQILLYRELGFPLDEIAAILDQDATDDLTHLRRQHDLLTRKAEHLNQLIAAVERAMQAGATGIPLTPAERLQAFGDFRPEDHDPEVQRRWGNTPQYAESRHRVATYTTHDWLQIRAEADAITADLAAALRTGRPADGPHAMDLAERHRGHITRWFYTCTPDLHRRLGDLYVDDPRFTARYDTHTPGLAAYLRHAIHANARRTT
- a CDS encoding DUF5999 family protein: MCTHQPPCPPADAIDHHAARLVAYHPEQGWGLLCNGVVFFDDTGELLPDGRSVVPALSGKAA
- a CDS encoding ATP-binding protein; this translates as MNAAPASWTFASRACSVFKARQAARAQLVEWGLHQACEFAELLVSELVTNAVRHARGIVRLNLSAADGLLRCEVEDSSPLPPRPRAAAPDDEGSRGLLLVEVFSSGWGSAPTGWGKVVWFELPVPVPAALNA